The segment ATGTTCGAATGATTTTATCACAAAGTGATTACTATCAACCAGCCGAAAGCGTGTGGCCTGGGCCAACAATGCACTACGAAAGCTCGATGCGTGATCCAATATTCTTCGAATATTTGGAAAGAATTCTCAGACTGTATTGGCGATACAAAAACTATTTGCCATTCTATACGTACGATGCACTCAACTTTAAGGGTGTTGTCATTGAACAAGTAGCGGTCGATAAATTGGTCACCTACTTCGAGTACTTCAATGCTGATATCAGTAATGGCCTGCCATTTAAGTCTGATGGGTCTAAGGGAAGATCCACATGGAATTTCACCGTGTTCGGCAGGCAAAAGCGGCTAAACCATAAACCGTTCAATTATACTTTGACAGTTCAGTCCGACATCGTTGGAAAGGGTGTGGTCCGTATCTACATGGGTCCAAGATTTAATAACATAAGACAGCTTCAGCTgttgaaaaagtactacgtAGAGATGGATCAATACGTGGTGGATTTGGTAAACGGTCCAAATATCATCCATCGAGGAACAAAAGATTACTATTTTAATACCGGTGATCGCACAACGTACACCGAACAGTACAAAAAAGTTTTACGCGCATTGGATGGCAAGGAACAGTTCGAGCTGGACATGTCGGAAGCACACTGCGGGTGGCCCGATAGGCTGTTACTTCCCAGAGGACTATCCAGCGGTTTCGATATCACTTTCTTCTTAATAATTTCACCTTATAGTGCACCGAAGGTGGCACAGTTTTCCACCTTCGCACATCCAGCAAGCTGTGGTGTTGGCACCGGGTCAAAGTACATCGATGATCTACCGTTTGGATTTCCTTTCGATCGAAAATTGGACGTCGGGTTTCTTAAACCGAAGAAcatgatttttgaaaatgtgaCAATCTACCACTTGGAGGATACTCTCGGCTGAACCAAAACTATAAATTGACTGCAAAAACTGTAGTGTAGGGGTGCGTCTTCGATAAACGGATCAAATGTGTTTTAAGAAAAGTAAATGATTGATgcgtaaaatatttttgtaaaaagcTTGCATGATTAAACGAGTAAAGCTTCAGCTCTTGTCCATTGTACAATTTTTTGACGTACTTTTTTCCTAACACTacttaaaataataaagaaaataaggaaatatttttcaagCACATATAATTGATATTGTGTCACATTTCAGTTGCGCAATGCTATTGGTACTTCGTCAAATCCTAAACTTCTTAAAATCAGCCTTCTTCGAGACAATTCAAACCCATTTTTTACGGAAAACTTTTATTGTAGCTTGGTTCAATGCGCGTATGTTCCTGTTTGAAAAAGAGGGACACACTACGAACCTATAAGTGTATCTTTAATGACCCTCCCCAATCTTATTTCCCACTCTTTTgccttcacgtcttgtcacaCCAGAAAGATAGACGCCTCTATTCTATATACCGGTCCTTTGATCAGCATACAACGTAGGGTCGTTTGGGGTGATTTGGATacctggggtaaaatggacaggTGCTTTATCTCGAAAAGTACCAGTTTCTCTGCCTTCACATTATTCTTAACTGTTTGATAGAAAATTATAGCTAGATTGTATAAAAATTAATCCAATTTtttaaactcatattgttgtatgctgtgtggggtgaaatggacagtttttttgggaaatggtcaagttgattttaaaccatttcTTCGGTCCAATTGATTCTAGATAccgtaaaagtacaaaaaagatGTTTATGTGATTCGAAAACATGTGATTCATGTGATCTTAATAAAACAAGAATCCATCGAAAAGACCATTATAGGTAATCAAGAATGGATTTTGAGTTTTTGAGAGTATTTGCATTCGCAACAAGTCAGGGCTTATGATAATCGGGTTTCGATGAGTTTAAGAACaaactgaatgaaatatttttctCTGGTCATTTCCCCTCATACCTACTAAGATTCATATTAAAATATGTGATTTTTGAGGCACTTGGGGCTAATCCCTGAAAGTCTACGGTTGTGCAAACTGCAATGTCGCATGCATTTTGCTATCGTAACTATTTAATCCCAATCGATATGTCGAACTGTCATTCTATCTTCAGCTCTAGGTTTGACCACCCTCTCTGAGCCACCAGGAACTAATGCAGGAGCACTTGCTAGTAACAAATCTGGAATAAGACTTTAAATAAGATCTAGATTCATCGAAGTATGGTTTTGCTTACTTGCGAAAAAACTAGTGACATTGGTATAATTTATGAACTGATGGCTCTTCCACTCAGATAAACGGAATTGAGCTATAATATGTTATTTCGTTAAAAACAACAGTTTTTTACACATTGTCCATTTGATCCCAGTGGGTGTTCGTATCACCCCAAACGAAATTTGGAtgccaaaaaatcattatttttatttgaacatattttaaacatattttaGCAAAACTAAGCCAGATACAATTGTTGAACTCCGctggtaaacagaaaacaagtaaatctcagtatacgttttaacttttttaagTATTGATGCATAGATTTTGCGATAATAGGTGTTTTGTTCTCAATATTAATAACACAGACACTATTTAGTTAGGATAACTTTATTAACTAAGTACGTGTTAACAGTCTGAATGATGATGAGAAACTGCCACGAGAAATTACAAGAGTGGCAACCTTACGATGATACAAAACTACACTCTAAAAAGTAGTACTGAAATAATGCAACATCCTCCTTacagataataaaaaaaacatcttAAACTACTTCAAACTATAATCATTGAACCTAGCCGGAATTCGAATTTCTCTTTTGGGTCTACTGTTAGAAATCTCATTTGTCTGTGGTGGAGCACGTTCACGCGATTTGACGGTAGGCGATGATGTTGTTACGTATGATGACATTGACGGTTGCGACGGTGGTACAATCACAGCAGGCTGTGGCGAAGTAGTCTCCCGTTGAGGTACCACAAAATTTTCACTGTCGAAGGTATGTTGTTTACGATTGAGATCGAGTGTCTGCATAGTTTTCTTCAACTCAGGATTTATTGGCTGCGGTTGTTTGTCAGGGATAACGATGGGATCTTTACGCGGTTTTAAGTGCACCAGGCTTCGTCTATAGTTAACACCTTCCACGTTTACTTGATACGACCGATCGTTGAGACGATTTGAGATGATTCCGGGAGtccatattttatttgtttctgGATGCAGCTGAACGAACACAGGCGACCCAGTTTGTAATTCAGGTAATACACGCGCAGTTTTGTCATAATGGTACTTGAATAACTTGCGATTCTTTTCTATAGCCGCAGGAACATCTTTGACCACACGAggaaaaagttttacagctgGTGTTGGCACACCATAACGAGTAGAGCGTGATAAAAAACGTGCGGCGGGACTGGATCCAATTTTATTAGGAATATTCCTCCAGTGTAGAAGAGTGTACCAAAAATCTGTTCCTGAATCATtagcttttttaagcaatcgcTTAGCAATTTTAACGGCTGCCTCCGATTTCCCGTTTGCCTGCTGATGGTGAGGTGCTGAAGTAACAAGCTCGAAATCCCATTCCCGAGCGAAAGTGGACATTTTTTGGTTCACGAAGTTTGTTCCATTGTCACAAATGACCCGCTGAGGAACCCCATGTCGGGCAAagtttattttgcacactttgaTAACGGACTCGGGAGTAAGATCCTTTTCTTTCGCGTTGATAGGAGCTCGGGACAAAGCGTCTGCAACAACGTTTTCCTTTCCAGTAACAAATTCAATAGTCAGTCGACACCGTTGCAAGTTTAACAGCATATGTTGTAAACGGCGCGGTGCTGACAGAAGAGGCTTTTGAAACAAATTTACGAGTGGCTTATGATCAGTTTTGATAATCGTTTTAGGGTTTCCGACGATAAGTTGATCAAAGCGTACGCATGCGAAAAGAATCGCTAGAAGCTCTTTCTCAATTTGAGCATAGTTACGCTCAGTTGGTGTTAGCGTACGAGAGGCGTAGCCAATGACACCATCTGACTGATACACTGCGACGCCCAGGCCAAAGCAACTAGCATCGCATTCGATCGTCAACGGTTCATGTACGTTATAGTACCGTAAAGAACGTATATCGGCCACTAACGACTTTACTCGGCTGAACTCCTCTTCTTCTATACAGGACCACTGCCATGGTACCGATTCGGAGATTAATTTGCGAAGATTAGTAAGGTTGGCACTTAGGTTTTGAATGAAACGGCTTAGATAATTTACCATGCCAACGAAACGATGCACTTCCTTGCGGTTAGTCGGAGTCGGGTATTCTCGTATTGTTGCAATTTTACTTTCATCAGCCTGTAAACCTGTATCAGTCAGCATATGTCCATAGAATTTTACAGACGTCTGGCACAGTCGTAGCTTGGAGCGATTCAATTTGACGTTATGTTTTTCCAAGCGTATTAGGAGATTCTCCAAACAACGATTATGTTCAGCTAAGGCTTTTTCCAAGGTATCGCCAGTCCCATATACTAAAAGATCGTCTGCTATGCATTCTACTCCTTGAAGACCTTGAATTATCTCTTGCAATTTCATTTGGAATATCTCTGGAGCCGGGGCAATACCGAAAGGTAGTCGAGTCCATCGGTAGCGACCAAACGGCGTCCAGAAAGTTGTAAGTTTACTGCTAGACTCGTCAAGTTCTACGTGCCAAAAACCCTTTTTAGCGTCGACTGTTGAGAAGATTTTGGCCTTGCCTAGTTCTGGTAATATTTCATCTAAAGTGACGAATTG is part of the Sabethes cyaneus chromosome 2, idSabCyanKW18_F2, whole genome shotgun sequence genome and harbors:
- the LOC128735425 gene encoding uncharacterized protein K02A2.6-like, encoding MDPEQFKMFMDHQTRLFSQLLKGINQPTGRVPGAQPLGANVSVPQPSPLALDGDMEQNFEFFENSWIAYSKAIGMDHWPEENNSQKVSFLLSVIGEQARKKYFNFELTVEEQASPQAALAAIKGKVLAKRNIIIDRLDFFSASQMPGESIDDFTTRLKWLGKIAKLGVLEAELIAFKVVTANKWPELRTKMLTVQDITLTKAVDMCRAEEITKTRSHELGLSPNSEVNKIVKHKSRTLRCKFCGDRHEFSKRLCPALGKRCHRCKGKNHFEKVCKANRKPMMKTKKRVKEISGETSESEEESSHNDASSEESEEIEIGKIMDDSEKGGCVLAELDLKLGSVWKSVKCELDTGANASLIGRECLAKLRGEAEPQILPTKLRLQSFGGNSIKVLGQVKIPCRRKGKKYSLVLQVVEGDHRPLLSAKASRVFGFVKFCKTVSFTERKISETNLLNVYRIQAQKIVEAHSDIFVGYGKFSGPVSLEVDSNVQPSIQPPRRVPIALRDNLRKELAKLEKDGVIVKETAHTDWVSNIVLVQRGSESSGIRICLDPVPLNKALKRPNLQFVTLDEILPELGKAKIFSTVDAKKGFWHVELDESSSKLTTFWTPFGRYRWTRLPFGIAPAPEIFQMKLQEIIQGLQGVECIADDLLVYGTGDTLEKALAEHNRCLENLLIRLEKHNVKLNRSKLRLCQTSVKFYGHMLTDTGLQADESKIATIREYPTPTNRKEVHRFVGMVNYLSRFIQNLSANLTNLRKLISESVPWQWSCIEEEEFSRVKSLVADIRSLRYYNVHEPLTIECDASCFGLGVAVYQSDGVIGYASRTLTPTERNYAQIEKELLAILFACVRFDQLIVGNPKTIIKTDHKPLVNLFQKPLLSAPRRLQHMLLNLQRCRLTIEFVTGKENVVADALSRAPINAKEKDLTPESVIKVCKINFARHGVPQRVICDNGTNFVNQKMSTFAREWDFELVTSAPHHQQANGKSEAAVKIAKRLLKKANDSGTDFWYTLLHWRNIPNKIGSSPAARFLSRSTRYGVPTPAVKLFPRVVKDVPAAIEKNRKLFKYHYDKTARVLPELQTGSPVFVQLHPETNKIWTPGIISNRLNDRSYQVNVEGVNYRRSLVHLKPRKDPIVIPDKQPQPINPELKKTMQTLDLNRKQHTFDSENFVVPQRETTSPQPAVIVPPSQPSMSSYVTTSSPTVKSRERAPPQTNEISNSRPKREIRIPARFNDYSLK